One stretch of Bos indicus x Bos taurus breed Angus x Brahman F1 hybrid chromosome 22, Bos_hybrid_MaternalHap_v2.0, whole genome shotgun sequence DNA includes these proteins:
- the SCAP gene encoding sterol regulatory element-binding protein cleavage-activating protein isoform X1, giving the protein MTLTERLREKISQAFYNHGLFCASYPIPIILFTGLCILACCYPLLKLPLPGTGPVEFTTPVKDYSPPPLTSDHKPGEPNEQPEWYVGAPVAYIQQIFVKSSVSPWHKNLLAVDVFRSPLSRAFQLVEEIRNHVLKDSSGTRSLEDVCLQVTDLLPGLRKLRNLLPEHGCLLLSPGNFWQNDRERFHADPDIIRTIHQHEPKTLQTSATLKDLLFGVPGKYSGVSLYTRKRLVSYTITLVFQHYHAKFLGSLRARLMLLHPSPNCSLRAESLVHVHFKEEIGIAELIPLVTTYIILFAYIYFSTRKIDMVKSKWGLALAAVVTVLSSLLMSVGLCTLFGLTPTLNGGEIFPYLVVVIGLENVLVLTKSVVSTPVDLEVKLRIAQGLSSESWSIMKNMATELGIVLIGYFTLVPAIQEFCLFAVVGLVSDFFLQMLFFTTVLSIDIRRMELADLNKRLPPEACLPPAKPVGRPTRFERQPTVRPSMPHTITLQPSSFRNLRLPKRLRVIYFLARTRLAQRLIMAGTVVWIGILVYTDPAGLRTYLAAQVTEQSPLGEGALAPLPVPSGVLPASHPDPAFSIFPPDASKLPENQTLPGEPPEPGGLAEGVHDSPAPEVTWGPEDEELWRKLSFRHWPTLFSYYNITLAKRYVSLLPVIPVTLRLNPREALEGRHPQDGRSAWPPPRPGQGGLWEAGPKGPGTAQAHRDLTLYKVAALGLASGIVLVLLLLCLYRVLCPRNYGQPGAGPGRRRRGELPCDDYGYAPPETEIVPLVLRGHLMDIECLASDGMLLVSCCLAGHVCVWDAQTGDCLTRIPHPGRQRRDSGVGSGLETQETWERLSDGGKGGPEEPGDSPPLRHRPRGPPPPALFGDQPDLTCLIDTNFAARPQLPEPVQPEPRYRAGRRAQDSAGYDFSRLVQRVYQEGGMAPVHTPALRPPSPGPTFPLAPEDEAGFPPEKSCPSLAWAPSADGSIWSLELQGSLIVVGRSSGRLEVWDAIEGTLRCSSEEVSSGITALVFLDKRIVAARLNGSLDFFSLETHTALSPLQFRGAPGRGSSPASPACSSSDRVACHLTHTVPCAHQKPITALKAAAGRLVTGSQDHTLRVFRLEDSCCLFTLQGHSGAITTVYIDQAPTPTPADHGAGQRRPRRGHLPVGRADRQPGQPHVRSPWGCHLPHLHHLVRHQQWPGRPHQHLGPQHGHQALLHPAGPGLWREPGCHLRQPAGDRRPGLCFLLGPELRGPVTDSLPGQEQRGPAGPPDPGAGQRCHCLQLWQRAQPGVRALCAGEAGLRVGLPHPSGWGARLATHGTWTGGVLSLGKAASDCPVLPHDCNIKSVFLNDISQGPFEPLVSSLGRALPSLTPSWCLKCSTGLDLAQLRAAPARSHMKSGQLQSWGGGQPGASSRHSLHKQVGVASQEQQRADTGHRTGLFIR; this is encoded by the exons TACGTGGGGGCCCCGGTGGCTTATATCCAGCAGATATTTGTGAAATCTTCCGTGTCTCCCTGGCACAAGAACCTCCTAGCAGTAGATGTGTTCCGCTCACCTCTGTCGAGGGCATTCCAGCTGGTGGAGGAGATTCGGAACCACGTGCTGAAAGACAG CTCCGGGACCAGGAGCCTGGAGGACGTGTGCCTGCAGGTGACTGACCTGCTGCCAGGCCTCAGGAAGCTCCGCAACCTCCTGCCCGAGCATGGATGCCTGCTGCTCTCCCCCGGGAACTTCTGGCAGAATGACAGGGAGCGCTTCCACGCAGATCCCGACATCATCAGGACCATCCACCAGCACGAGCCCAAAACCCTGCAGACCTCGGCCACACTCAAAG ACCTGCTGTTTGGCGTCCCTGGGAAGTACAGCGGGGTGAGCCTGTACACCAGGAAGCGGCTGGTCTCATACACCATCACCCTGGTCTTCCAGCACTACCACGCCAA gtTCCTGGGCAGCCTGCGGGCCCGCCTGATGCTCCTGCACCCCAGCCCCAACTGCAGCCTCAGAGCAGAGAGCCTGGTCCATGTGCACTTCAAGGAGGAGATTGGCATCGCTGAGCTCATCCCCCTGGTGACCACCTACATCATCCTGTTCGCCTACATCTACTTCTCCACAC GTAAGATCGACATGGTCAAGTCCAAGTGGGGCCTGGCTCTGGCTGCCGTCGTCACAGTGCTCAGCTCGCTGCTCATGTCTGTGGGGCTCTGCACACTCTTCGGCCTGACACCCACGCTCAATGGCGG GGAGATCTTCCCCTACCTGGTGGTGGTCATCGGGCTGGAGAACGTGCTGGTGCTCACCAAGTCCGTCGTCTCCACCCCGGTGGACCTCGAGGTGAAGCTGCGCATTGCCCAAG GCCTGAGCAGCGAGAGCTGGTCCATCATGAAGAACATGGCCACAGAGCTGGGCATCGTCCTCATTGGCTACTTCACCCTAGTGCCTGCCATCCAG GAGTTCTGTCTTTTTGCCGTCGTGGGgctggtgtctgactttttcctTCAGATGCTGTTTTTCACCACTGTCCTGTCCATTGACATTCGCCGGATGGAG CTGGCGGACCTGAACAAGCGGCTGCCCCCTGAGGCCTGCCTGCCCCCAGCCAAGCCGGTGGGGCGGCCAACACGCTTTGAGCGGCAGCCGACTGTGCGGCCATCCATGCCCCACACCATCACACTGCAGCCGTCCTCCTTCCGCAACCTGCGTCTCCCCAAGCGGCTGCGTGTCATCTACTTCCTGGCCCGAACCCGCCTGGCACAGCGCCTCATCATG GCTGGCACGGTGGTGTGGATCGGCATCCTTGTGTACACGGACCCAGCTGGGCTGCGCACCTACCTGGCCGCCCAGGTAACGGAGCAGAGCCCGCTGGGCGAGGGtgccctggctcctctgcctgtgcccAGTGGCGTGCTGCCTGCCAGCCACCCGGATCCTGCCTTTTCCATCTTCCCGCCGGATGCCTCCAAGTTACCCGAGAACCAGACGTTGCCAGGGGAGCCGCCTGAGCCCGGGGGTCTCGCCGAGGGCGTCCATGACAGCCCGGCCCCAGAGGTCACCTGGGGGCCCGAGGACGAGGAGCTCTGGAGGAAACTGTCCTTCCGCCACTGGCCCACGCTCTTCAGCTATTACAACATCACACTGGCCAAGAG GTACGTCAGCCTGCTGCCTGTCATCCCCGTCACGCTCCGCCTGAACCCGCGGGAGGCTCTGGAGGGCCGGCACCCTCAGGATGGCCGCAGCGCCtggcccccgccccggcccgggcagggtgggctctgggaggccGGCCCCAAGGGGCCAGGCACGGCGCAGGCGCACAGAGACCTCACCCTGTACAA GGTGGCGGCGCTTGGCCTGGCCTCAGGCATCgtgcttgtgctgctgctgctctgcctgTACCGTGTGCTCTGCCCGCGCAACTACGGGCAGCCCGGCGCGGGGCCCggccggcggcggcggggggAGCTGCCCTGCGACGATTATGGCTACGCGCCCCCCGAGACGGAGATTGTGCCCCTGGTGCTGCGCGGGCACCTCATG GACATCGAGTGTCTGGCCAGCGACGGGATGCTACTGGTGAGCTGTTGCCTGGCAGGCCACGTGTGTGTATGGGACGCGCAGACCGGAGACTGCCTCACCCGCATCCCGCACCCGGG CAGGCAGCGGCGGGACAGCGGTGTTGGTAGCGggctggagactcaggagacctgggaacGGCTGTCGGACGGCGGGAAGGGTGGCCcggaggagcctggggacagCCCTCCGCTGCGGCACCGGCCCCGGGgccctccaccccctgccctctTTGGGGACCAGCCAGACCTCACCTGCTTGATTGACACCAACTTTGCAGCGCGGCCACAGCTCCCCGAGCCGGTTCAGCCCGAGCCCCGGTACCGGGCGGGCCGCCGTGCTCAAGACTCCGCAGGCTACGACTTCAGCCGCCTGGTGCAGCGCGTGTACCAGGAGGGGGGCATGGCTCCCGTGCACACGCCAGCCCTGCGCCCACCCTCTCCCGGGCCCACGTTCCCCCTGGCCCCTGAGGACGAGGCTGGCTTTCCTCCCGAGAAGAGCTGCCCGTCCCTCGCCTGGGCCCCCAGCGCAGATGGCTCCATCTGGAGTCTGGAGTTGCAGGGCAGCCTCATCGTGGTGGGGCGGAGCAGTGGCCGGCTGGAG GTGTGGGACGCCATCGAGGGCACCCTGCGCTGCAGCAGTGAGGAAGTGTCATCAGGCATCACGGCCCTCGTTTTCCTGGACAAAAG GATTGTGGCCGCCCGACTCAATGGCTCCCTCGATTTCTTCTCTTTGGAGACCCACACTGCCCTCAGCCCCCTGCAGTTCCGAG GGGCCCCGGGGCGGGGCAGTTCCCCTGCCTCCCCCGCGTGCAGCAGCAGTGACAGGGTGGCTTGCCACCTGACCCACACCGTGCCCTGTGCACACCAGAAGCCCATCACAGCCCTGAAGGCCGCTGCCGGGCGCCTCGTGACTGGCAGCCAGGACCACACACTGAGA GTGTTCCGCCTGGAGGATTCGTGCTGCCTCTTCACCCTGCAGGGCCACTCGGGGGCCATCACGACCGTGTATATTGACCAG GCCCCCACACCCACTCCTGCAGACCATGGTGCTGGCCAGCGGAGGCCAAGACGGGGCCATCTGCCTGTGGGACGTGCTGACCGGCAGCCGGGTCAGCCACATGTTCGCTCACCGTGGGGATGTCACCTCCCTCACCTGCACCACCTCGTGCGTCATCAGCAGTGGCCTGGACGACCTCATCAGCATCTGGGACCGCAGCACGGGCATCAAGCTCTACTCCATCCAGCAG GACCTGGGCTGTGGCGCGAGCCTGGGTGTCATCTCAGACAACCTGCTGGTGACCGGCGGCCAGGGCTGTGTTTCCTTTTGGGACCTGAACTACGGGGACCTGTTACAGACAGTCTACCTGGGCAAGAACAGCGAGGCCCAGCCGGCCCGCCAGATCCTGGTGCTGGACAACGCTGCCATTGTCTGCAACTTTGGCAGCGAGCTCAGCCTGGTGTACGTGCCCTCTGTGCTGGAGAAGCTGGACTGAGGGTGGGCCTTCCCCACCCCTCTGGCTGGGGCGCTCGGTTGGCAACGCATGGGACCTGGACGGGGGGAGTGCTGAGTCTTGGGAAAGCTGCTTCTGACTGTCCTGTCCTGCCTCATGACTGTAATattaaatctgtttttttaaatgacatcagCCAGGGGCCTTTTGAGCCACTTGTGTCTTCCCTTGGACGGGCTCTGCCATCACTCACACCCTCCTGGTGCCTGAAGTGCAGCACTGGGTTAGACCTTGCTCAGCTCAGAGCGGCTCCTGCCAGGAGCCACATGAAGTCAGGGCAGTTACAAAGTTGGGGCGGGGGGCAACCTGGCGCCAGCTCTAGACACTCCTTGCATAAGCAGGTCGGAGTGGCCTCCCAGGAGCAGCAACGGGCAGACACTGGCCACAGAACAGGTTTGTTTATTCGATAG
- the SCAP gene encoding sterol regulatory element-binding protein cleavage-activating protein isoform X2, whose translation MTLTERLREKISQAFYNHGLFCASYPIPIILFTGLCILACCYPLLKLPLPGTGPVEFTTPVKDYSPPPLTSDHKPGEPNEQPEWYVGAPVAYIQQIFVKSSVSPWHKNLLAVDVFRSPLSRAFQLVEEIRNHVLKDSSGTRSLEDVCLQVTDLLPGLRKLRNLLPEHGCLLLSPGNFWQNDRERFHADPDIIRTIHQHEPKTLQTSATLKDLLFGVPGKYSGVSLYTRKRLVSYTITLVFQHYHAKFLGSLRARLMLLHPSPNCSLRAESLVHVHFKEEIGIAELIPLVTTYIILFAYIYFSTRKIDMVKSKWGLALAAVVTVLSSLLMSVGLCTLFGLTPTLNGGEIFPYLVVVIGLENVLVLTKSVVSTPVDLEVKLRIAQGLSSESWSIMKNMATELGIVLIGYFTLVPAIQEFCLFAVVGLVSDFFLQMLFFTTVLSIDIRRMELADLNKRLPPEACLPPAKPVGRPTRFERQPTVRPSMPHTITLQPSSFRNLRLPKRLRVIYFLARTRLAQRLIMAGTVVWIGILVYTDPAGLRTYLAAQVTEQSPLGEGALAPLPVPSGVLPASHPDPAFSIFPPDASKLPENQTLPGEPPEPGGLAEGVHDSPAPEVTWGPEDEELWRKLSFRHWPTLFSYYNITLAKRYVSLLPVIPVTLRLNPREALEGRHPQDGRSAWPPPRPGQGGLWEAGPKGPGTAQAHRDLTLYKVAALGLASGIVLVLLLLCLYRVLCPRNYGQPGAGPGRRRRGELPCDDYGYAPPETEIVPLVLRGHLMDIECLASDGMLLVSCCLAGHVCVWDAQTGDCLTRIPHPGQRRDSGVGSGLETQETWERLSDGGKGGPEEPGDSPPLRHRPRGPPPPALFGDQPDLTCLIDTNFAARPQLPEPVQPEPRYRAGRRAQDSAGYDFSRLVQRVYQEGGMAPVHTPALRPPSPGPTFPLAPEDEAGFPPEKSCPSLAWAPSADGSIWSLELQGSLIVVGRSSGRLEVWDAIEGTLRCSSEEVSSGITALVFLDKRIVAARLNGSLDFFSLETHTALSPLQFRGAPGRGSSPASPACSSSDRVACHLTHTVPCAHQKPITALKAAAGRLVTGSQDHTLRVFRLEDSCCLFTLQGHSGAITTVYIDQAPTPTPADHGAGQRRPRRGHLPVGRADRQPGQPHVRSPWGCHLPHLHHLVRHQQWPGRPHQHLGPQHGHQALLHPAGPGLWREPGCHLRQPAGDRRPGLCFLLGPELRGPVTDSLPGQEQRGPAGPPDPGAGQRCHCLQLWQRAQPGVRALCAGEAGLRVGLPHPSGWGARLATHGTWTGGVLSLGKAASDCPVLPHDCNIKSVFLNDISQGPFEPLVSSLGRALPSLTPSWCLKCSTGLDLAQLRAAPARSHMKSGQLQSWGGGQPGASSRHSLHKQVGVASQEQQRADTGHRTGLFIR comes from the exons TACGTGGGGGCCCCGGTGGCTTATATCCAGCAGATATTTGTGAAATCTTCCGTGTCTCCCTGGCACAAGAACCTCCTAGCAGTAGATGTGTTCCGCTCACCTCTGTCGAGGGCATTCCAGCTGGTGGAGGAGATTCGGAACCACGTGCTGAAAGACAG CTCCGGGACCAGGAGCCTGGAGGACGTGTGCCTGCAGGTGACTGACCTGCTGCCAGGCCTCAGGAAGCTCCGCAACCTCCTGCCCGAGCATGGATGCCTGCTGCTCTCCCCCGGGAACTTCTGGCAGAATGACAGGGAGCGCTTCCACGCAGATCCCGACATCATCAGGACCATCCACCAGCACGAGCCCAAAACCCTGCAGACCTCGGCCACACTCAAAG ACCTGCTGTTTGGCGTCCCTGGGAAGTACAGCGGGGTGAGCCTGTACACCAGGAAGCGGCTGGTCTCATACACCATCACCCTGGTCTTCCAGCACTACCACGCCAA gtTCCTGGGCAGCCTGCGGGCCCGCCTGATGCTCCTGCACCCCAGCCCCAACTGCAGCCTCAGAGCAGAGAGCCTGGTCCATGTGCACTTCAAGGAGGAGATTGGCATCGCTGAGCTCATCCCCCTGGTGACCACCTACATCATCCTGTTCGCCTACATCTACTTCTCCACAC GTAAGATCGACATGGTCAAGTCCAAGTGGGGCCTGGCTCTGGCTGCCGTCGTCACAGTGCTCAGCTCGCTGCTCATGTCTGTGGGGCTCTGCACACTCTTCGGCCTGACACCCACGCTCAATGGCGG GGAGATCTTCCCCTACCTGGTGGTGGTCATCGGGCTGGAGAACGTGCTGGTGCTCACCAAGTCCGTCGTCTCCACCCCGGTGGACCTCGAGGTGAAGCTGCGCATTGCCCAAG GCCTGAGCAGCGAGAGCTGGTCCATCATGAAGAACATGGCCACAGAGCTGGGCATCGTCCTCATTGGCTACTTCACCCTAGTGCCTGCCATCCAG GAGTTCTGTCTTTTTGCCGTCGTGGGgctggtgtctgactttttcctTCAGATGCTGTTTTTCACCACTGTCCTGTCCATTGACATTCGCCGGATGGAG CTGGCGGACCTGAACAAGCGGCTGCCCCCTGAGGCCTGCCTGCCCCCAGCCAAGCCGGTGGGGCGGCCAACACGCTTTGAGCGGCAGCCGACTGTGCGGCCATCCATGCCCCACACCATCACACTGCAGCCGTCCTCCTTCCGCAACCTGCGTCTCCCCAAGCGGCTGCGTGTCATCTACTTCCTGGCCCGAACCCGCCTGGCACAGCGCCTCATCATG GCTGGCACGGTGGTGTGGATCGGCATCCTTGTGTACACGGACCCAGCTGGGCTGCGCACCTACCTGGCCGCCCAGGTAACGGAGCAGAGCCCGCTGGGCGAGGGtgccctggctcctctgcctgtgcccAGTGGCGTGCTGCCTGCCAGCCACCCGGATCCTGCCTTTTCCATCTTCCCGCCGGATGCCTCCAAGTTACCCGAGAACCAGACGTTGCCAGGGGAGCCGCCTGAGCCCGGGGGTCTCGCCGAGGGCGTCCATGACAGCCCGGCCCCAGAGGTCACCTGGGGGCCCGAGGACGAGGAGCTCTGGAGGAAACTGTCCTTCCGCCACTGGCCCACGCTCTTCAGCTATTACAACATCACACTGGCCAAGAG GTACGTCAGCCTGCTGCCTGTCATCCCCGTCACGCTCCGCCTGAACCCGCGGGAGGCTCTGGAGGGCCGGCACCCTCAGGATGGCCGCAGCGCCtggcccccgccccggcccgggcagggtgggctctgggaggccGGCCCCAAGGGGCCAGGCACGGCGCAGGCGCACAGAGACCTCACCCTGTACAA GGTGGCGGCGCTTGGCCTGGCCTCAGGCATCgtgcttgtgctgctgctgctctgcctgTACCGTGTGCTCTGCCCGCGCAACTACGGGCAGCCCGGCGCGGGGCCCggccggcggcggcggggggAGCTGCCCTGCGACGATTATGGCTACGCGCCCCCCGAGACGGAGATTGTGCCCCTGGTGCTGCGCGGGCACCTCATG GACATCGAGTGTCTGGCCAGCGACGGGATGCTACTGGTGAGCTGTTGCCTGGCAGGCCACGTGTGTGTATGGGACGCGCAGACCGGAGACTGCCTCACCCGCATCCCGCACCCGGG GCAGCGGCGGGACAGCGGTGTTGGTAGCGggctggagactcaggagacctgggaacGGCTGTCGGACGGCGGGAAGGGTGGCCcggaggagcctggggacagCCCTCCGCTGCGGCACCGGCCCCGGGgccctccaccccctgccctctTTGGGGACCAGCCAGACCTCACCTGCTTGATTGACACCAACTTTGCAGCGCGGCCACAGCTCCCCGAGCCGGTTCAGCCCGAGCCCCGGTACCGGGCGGGCCGCCGTGCTCAAGACTCCGCAGGCTACGACTTCAGCCGCCTGGTGCAGCGCGTGTACCAGGAGGGGGGCATGGCTCCCGTGCACACGCCAGCCCTGCGCCCACCCTCTCCCGGGCCCACGTTCCCCCTGGCCCCTGAGGACGAGGCTGGCTTTCCTCCCGAGAAGAGCTGCCCGTCCCTCGCCTGGGCCCCCAGCGCAGATGGCTCCATCTGGAGTCTGGAGTTGCAGGGCAGCCTCATCGTGGTGGGGCGGAGCAGTGGCCGGCTGGAG GTGTGGGACGCCATCGAGGGCACCCTGCGCTGCAGCAGTGAGGAAGTGTCATCAGGCATCACGGCCCTCGTTTTCCTGGACAAAAG GATTGTGGCCGCCCGACTCAATGGCTCCCTCGATTTCTTCTCTTTGGAGACCCACACTGCCCTCAGCCCCCTGCAGTTCCGAG GGGCCCCGGGGCGGGGCAGTTCCCCTGCCTCCCCCGCGTGCAGCAGCAGTGACAGGGTGGCTTGCCACCTGACCCACACCGTGCCCTGTGCACACCAGAAGCCCATCACAGCCCTGAAGGCCGCTGCCGGGCGCCTCGTGACTGGCAGCCAGGACCACACACTGAGA GTGTTCCGCCTGGAGGATTCGTGCTGCCTCTTCACCCTGCAGGGCCACTCGGGGGCCATCACGACCGTGTATATTGACCAG GCCCCCACACCCACTCCTGCAGACCATGGTGCTGGCCAGCGGAGGCCAAGACGGGGCCATCTGCCTGTGGGACGTGCTGACCGGCAGCCGGGTCAGCCACATGTTCGCTCACCGTGGGGATGTCACCTCCCTCACCTGCACCACCTCGTGCGTCATCAGCAGTGGCCTGGACGACCTCATCAGCATCTGGGACCGCAGCACGGGCATCAAGCTCTACTCCATCCAGCAG GACCTGGGCTGTGGCGCGAGCCTGGGTGTCATCTCAGACAACCTGCTGGTGACCGGCGGCCAGGGCTGTGTTTCCTTTTGGGACCTGAACTACGGGGACCTGTTACAGACAGTCTACCTGGGCAAGAACAGCGAGGCCCAGCCGGCCCGCCAGATCCTGGTGCTGGACAACGCTGCCATTGTCTGCAACTTTGGCAGCGAGCTCAGCCTGGTGTACGTGCCCTCTGTGCTGGAGAAGCTGGACTGAGGGTGGGCCTTCCCCACCCCTCTGGCTGGGGCGCTCGGTTGGCAACGCATGGGACCTGGACGGGGGGAGTGCTGAGTCTTGGGAAAGCTGCTTCTGACTGTCCTGTCCTGCCTCATGACTGTAATattaaatctgtttttttaaatgacatcagCCAGGGGCCTTTTGAGCCACTTGTGTCTTCCCTTGGACGGGCTCTGCCATCACTCACACCCTCCTGGTGCCTGAAGTGCAGCACTGGGTTAGACCTTGCTCAGCTCAGAGCGGCTCCTGCCAGGAGCCACATGAAGTCAGGGCAGTTACAAAGTTGGGGCGGGGGGCAACCTGGCGCCAGCTCTAGACACTCCTTGCATAAGCAGGTCGGAGTGGCCTCCCAGGAGCAGCAACGGGCAGACACTGGCCACAGAACAGGTTTGTTTATTCGATAG